Genomic window (Lewinellaceae bacterium):
CGGAGCTGATGTTCCTCGAACAGGACAAAGGCTGGTGGCACGCCCGCTTCGCTTCCACCATTTCCTACCCTACACTAATAGACATGCTTGAGGCTGGTGAAAACCTGGAAATCCGCTATCACAGGCAGGAAACTGCCTTCGCTTTTCCCGCCAACAGGAAATGGGGCAAGGCCTCATCCGTGGTGAAGGAGATACTAAAGGCGGAAGTGGGCGAGAAATAACCATCCGTTAAAATCCCGGAACAGGGCTAACAGCAGTAATTTTGCTGACGCAATGATTTACCCAATGAATTTTGACCTTACCCCACAACAGCGCCAGGAACTGTGGAGCGAACTTTTCAACCATCTGGAAAGTTACTACGCCCATACTTCAGAACTGCCGGTCAGCCCGGAGTTGGACAGGGAAAAAATCGTTGCCCTCGTAGAAAAATACAGCCTGGGCGAGGGTACTGGACCCGGGCAGGCCATCGCTCACGTAGTAGAAGGTTTGTCCAAATACGCCGTGCATACCCCCCACCCCATGTACTACGGCCTGTTCAACCCCCGCGCTGCGTTTCCGGGAATACTGGCCGACGCCATCACCGCTGCCTTCAACCCGCAAATGGCAGCCTGGAGCCACAACCCGTTTGCCAATGAGGCAGAAAATTTCCTGGTTCGGGAACTGGGGGAAAAATTTGGGTTCCCCAAAGAAAAGATCGACGGGGTGTTTGCCGGCGGCGGGGCGGAAGCCAACCTAACGGCGGTGTTGTGCGCCCTCAACCGCCATTTCCCGGAATACGCCAACGCAGGGCTCGCCGGCATCGGAAAACGGCCGGTGATGTACTGCTCGGCCGAAAGCCACCACTCCGTCATCCGGGCGGGCAGGATAAGCGGCATGGGGCTGGATGCCGTCCGCCCCATTCCGGTAGATGGCAGGCAAAGGATGCAGCCGGAATTGTTGTCCCGGCAAATTGAAAAAGACCGGGCCGAAGGCTTCTACCCTTTCCTTGCCATCGCTACTGCCGGCGCTACCG
Coding sequences:
- a CDS encoding pyridoxal-dependent decarboxylase is translated as MNFDLTPQQRQELWSELFNHLESYYAHTSELPVSPELDREKIVALVEKYSLGEGTGPGQAIAHVVEGLSKYAVHTPHPMYYGLFNPRAAFPGILADAITAAFNPQMAAWSHNPFANEAENFLVRELGEKFGFPKEKIDGVFAGGGAEANLTAVLCALNRHFPEYANAGLAGIGKRPVMYCSAESHHSVIRAGRISGMGLDAVRPIPVDGRQRMQPELLSRQIEKDRAEGFYPFLAIATAGATGTGAIDPIPEIAGIAERHGLWLHVDAAYGGAVILDEEKKHLLKGIEKAHSITFDAHKWLSVPMGAGLFLTREPDILSRSFRITADYMPKEAQGLPVTDPFTHSIQWSRRFIGLKLYLSLLFFGWEGYGQAIKRQCRMGDLLKEELQKNGWKMYNDTELPIACFMDPGHEQTPGFARAVCDRVLESGKAWISVYPVSKLETLRACITNYATGEKEVLELVALLNACRKEYLM